One region of Pseudomonas glycinae genomic DNA includes:
- a CDS encoding LysR substrate-binding domain-containing protein yields MFELTQLRCFTTVATELNFRRAAERLNMTQPPLSRQIQLLEHHLGVELFTRSTRSVALTAAGRAFFIEAQNLLERAQQAAVTARRFAEGDIGSVNISFVGSAVYEFLPKVIAEARLKQPQVKIDLTEMNTYQQHEALRARRIDLGIVRAPLLEPGYATECLVREPFVLAVPSGHRLAEADDVSVKDLDGQPFLMYSHAAYPPFNELLTGMLRSARVAPDYVQWLGSSLTILALVNAGMGLALVPRCATSVVFRNVVFREIDLGEGVQSELHLIWRENNDNPAFAMLLEGIRRAVKDGWG; encoded by the coding sequence ATGTTCGAATTGACCCAACTGCGCTGCTTCACCACCGTCGCCACCGAACTCAACTTCCGCCGCGCCGCCGAGCGGTTGAACATGACCCAGCCGCCACTCAGCCGGCAGATCCAGTTACTGGAACATCATCTGGGCGTCGAACTGTTTACCCGCAGCACGCGCAGTGTCGCGCTCACCGCCGCCGGCCGGGCGTTTTTCATCGAAGCGCAGAATCTGCTCGAACGCGCGCAACAGGCTGCCGTCACCGCCCGGCGCTTTGCCGAGGGCGATATCGGTTCGGTGAACATCAGTTTTGTCGGCAGCGCGGTGTACGAATTTCTGCCCAAGGTCATCGCCGAGGCGCGCCTCAAGCAGCCGCAGGTGAAGATCGACCTGACTGAAATGAACACCTATCAGCAACACGAAGCCCTGCGTGCCCGACGCATCGATCTGGGCATCGTCCGCGCGCCGTTGCTCGAGCCTGGTTACGCCACCGAATGCCTGGTGCGCGAGCCGTTTGTGCTGGCGGTGCCGAGCGGCCATCGACTGGCGGAGGCAGACGACGTTTCAGTGAAGGATCTGGATGGGCAGCCGTTCCTGATGTATTCCCACGCGGCCTATCCGCCGTTCAACGAATTGCTCACCGGCATGCTGCGCTCGGCCCGGGTCGCTCCGGATTATGTGCAGTGGCTGGGGTCTTCATTGACGATTCTGGCGCTGGTCAATGCAGGCATGGGACTGGCGCTGGTGCCGCGTTGCGCGACCAGTGTGGTGTTCAGGAATGTGGTGTTTCGCGAGATCGACCTGGGCGAAGGGGTGCAGAGCGAGCTGCATCTGATCTGGCGGGAGAACAACGACAACCCGGCGTTTGCGATGTTGCTGGAGGGCATTCGCCGGGCGGTGAAGGATGGATGGGGTTAA
- a CDS encoding Rho-binding antiterminator has protein sequence MTRYQPLNCDLYDYLEIACLRGYQLDIELIDGQRLMAKAVTTRTSSDKEEFLVIEQQAAQQEIRLDQLLAITPQETNAEFGRVVLAEGVCAI, from the coding sequence ATGACCCGTTATCAGCCATTGAATTGTGACCTTTACGACTACCTGGAAATCGCTTGCCTGCGCGGCTATCAGCTCGACATCGAGTTGATCGACGGTCAGCGGCTGATGGCCAAAGCCGTGACCACGCGAACCAGCAGTGACAAAGAAGAATTCCTGGTGATCGAGCAACAAGCCGCGCAACAGGAAATTCGCCTCGACCAACTGCTTGCCATCACGCCTCAGGAGACCAACGCCGAGTTCGGTCGGGTGGTCCTTGCCGAAGGGGTTTGCGCAATCTGA
- a CDS encoding FAD-binding and (Fe-S)-binding domain-containing protein, translating to MIAQLSPSTALNTDYQQFLKALETSGFRGEISADYASRVVLATDNSIYQRLPQAAVFPRDADDVALLARLIAEPAYQKVVITPRGGGTGTNGQSLTDGIVVDLSRHMNRILEINVEQRWVRVQAGVVKDQLNAALKSAGLFFAPELSTSNRATVGGMINTDASGQGSCTYGKTRDHVLELHMVLRGGERLHGRPLEESELAAECAREGRPGEVYRRARQIIDEQGELIRETFPDLNRCLTGYDLAHLREADNRFNLNSVLCGAEGSLGFVVEAKLNVLPIPKHTMLVNIRYAGFMDALRDARALMALKPLSIETVDSKVLLLAMQDIVWHGVAEYFPESAERPTLGINLVEFCGDDPEELQGRVEAFVQHLGNDATVERLGHTLAVGHAAVNRVYGMRKRAVGLLGNVAGEARPQPFVEDTAVPPQHLAEYIAELRDLLDSHQLQYGMFGHVDAGVLHVRPILDMKDPQQAALVRPVSDGVAALTQRYGGLLWGEHGKGLRSEYAPAFFGELYPALQALKAAFDPFNQFNPGKIATPDIPGAALLKIDEVTLRGELDRQIDEKVWQDYGAAMHCNGNGACYNFDPDDAMCPSWKATRQRAQSPKGRASLIREWLRLQGEAGVDVLADASRRPPFFSTLLQRWRNSRAQEQDFSHEVYDAMAGCLACKSCAGQCPVKVNVPDFRSRFLELYHTRYPRPARDYLIASLEYTIPYMARIPLLYNGLMGASFSRRLIERLGGMVDVPLLSRFDFHAAMRRWQVQPASVEALSALTAAQRERSVVLVQDAFTRYFEAPLLADLIELISRLGYQVYLAPFSANGKPLHVQGFLSAFKRAALRNAGQLRALAEIGVPLVGLDPAMTLVYRQEYLKVPGMEQCPEVALVQEWLLNVMPEPVDRRCEETFRLLAHCTEKTNAPAATRQWEQVFERVGLKLATQATGCCGMSGTYGHEARNRETSAVIYEQSWAKQIEAPVEKDEALATGYSCRSQVKRQADRQLRHPLQVVLEILRTA from the coding sequence ATGATTGCCCAGCTGTCGCCTTCCACCGCGTTGAACACCGACTACCAACAGTTTCTCAAAGCCCTTGAAACCAGCGGTTTTCGTGGTGAAATCAGTGCCGACTACGCCAGCCGCGTGGTGCTGGCCACCGACAACTCGATCTATCAGCGCTTGCCGCAAGCGGCGGTGTTCCCGCGTGATGCCGACGACGTGGCGCTGCTGGCGCGCCTGATCGCCGAACCGGCTTACCAAAAAGTGGTGATCACGCCTCGCGGTGGCGGCACCGGCACCAACGGCCAGTCGTTGACCGATGGCATCGTCGTCGACTTGTCGCGGCACATGAACCGCATCCTCGAAATCAACGTTGAACAGCGTTGGGTGCGGGTACAGGCCGGTGTGGTGAAGGATCAACTCAACGCCGCCCTGAAATCCGCCGGGCTGTTTTTCGCCCCGGAACTGTCGACCTCTAACCGCGCCACCGTCGGCGGCATGATCAACACCGACGCCAGCGGCCAGGGCAGTTGCACCTACGGCAAGACCCGCGACCATGTGCTGGAGCTGCACATGGTCCTGCGCGGTGGCGAACGTTTGCACGGCCGCCCGCTGGAAGAAAGCGAGCTGGCAGCGGAGTGCGCCCGCGAGGGCCGGCCCGGCGAAGTGTATCGCCGCGCGCGGCAGATCATCGACGAGCAGGGCGAGCTGATCCGGGAAACCTTCCCCGATCTCAACCGCTGCCTGACCGGCTACGACCTGGCGCACCTGCGCGAGGCCGACAACCGTTTCAACCTCAACAGCGTGCTGTGCGGCGCCGAAGGTTCGCTGGGGTTTGTGGTCGAGGCCAAACTCAACGTGTTGCCGATCCCCAAGCACACGATGCTGGTGAACATTCGCTACGCCGGCTTCATGGATGCCTTGCGCGATGCCCGGGCGTTGATGGCGCTCAAGCCATTGTCGATCGAAACCGTCGACTCCAAAGTGCTGTTGCTGGCGATGCAGGACATCGTCTGGCACGGCGTCGCCGAATACTTTCCGGAAAGCGCCGAGCGGCCGACGCTGGGGATCAACCTGGTGGAATTCTGCGGCGACGATCCCGAGGAGCTGCAAGGTCGGGTCGAGGCCTTCGTCCAACACCTGGGCAACGACGCCACAGTCGAGCGCCTGGGCCATACGCTGGCCGTCGGTCATGCAGCGGTGAACCGTGTCTACGGCATGCGCAAACGCGCGGTGGGTCTGCTCGGCAACGTCGCCGGTGAAGCGCGGCCGCAGCCGTTTGTCGAAGACACCGCCGTGCCGCCGCAGCACCTGGCCGAGTACATCGCCGAGTTGCGCGACCTGCTCGACAGCCACCAGTTGCAGTACGGCATGTTTGGTCACGTCGATGCCGGCGTGCTGCACGTCCGGCCGATTCTCGACATGAAAGACCCACAGCAAGCCGCACTGGTGCGTCCCGTTTCGGACGGCGTCGCCGCGTTGACCCAGCGTTACGGCGGCCTGCTGTGGGGCGAGCACGGCAAGGGCCTGCGTTCGGAATATGCACCGGCGTTCTTCGGTGAGTTGTACCCGGCGTTGCAAGCCTTGAAGGCGGCGTTCGATCCATTCAACCAGTTCAATCCCGGCAAGATCGCTACGCCGGACATTCCCGGCGCGGCATTGCTGAAGATTGACGAAGTGACCCTGCGCGGCGAACTCGATCGGCAGATCGACGAGAAGGTCTGGCAGGACTACGGCGCGGCCATGCATTGCAACGGCAACGGCGCCTGCTACAACTTCGATCCCGACGATGCGATGTGCCCGTCTTGGAAAGCCACCCGCCAGCGCGCGCAATCGCCGAAGGGCCGTGCTTCGCTGATTCGCGAATGGCTGCGGTTGCAGGGCGAGGCGGGGGTTGATGTGTTGGCCGATGCCAGTCGCCGTCCGCCGTTTTTCAGCACGTTGCTGCAGCGCTGGCGCAACAGCCGTGCACAGGAACAGGACTTTTCCCACGAGGTGTACGACGCCATGGCTGGGTGCCTGGCGTGCAAGTCCTGCGCGGGGCAGTGCCCGGTGAAGGTCAACGTACCGGACTTCCGTTCACGGTTTCTGGAGCTGTACCACACCCGTTATCCGCGGCCGGCGCGGGATTACCTGATCGCCTCGCTGGAGTACACGATTCCGTACATGGCGCGGATTCCGTTGCTCTACAACGGCTTGATGGGCGCCTCGTTCAGCCGTCGATTGATAGAGCGCTTGGGCGGGATGGTCGATGTGCCGTTGCTCAGCCGTTTTGATTTCCACGCGGCGATGCGTCGCTGGCAGGTTCAGCCGGCGTCAGTCGAGGCATTGTCGGCGCTGACTGCAGCCCAGCGCGAACGCAGTGTGGTGCTGGTGCAGGATGCCTTCACCCGGTATTTCGAGGCGCCATTGTTGGCGGATCTGATCGAGCTGATTTCGCGACTGGGCTATCAGGTTTATCTGGCACCGTTCAGTGCCAACGGCAAGCCGCTGCATGTGCAGGGTTTCCTGTCGGCGTTCAAGCGCGCGGCGTTGCGCAATGCCGGGCAATTGCGCGCACTGGCCGAGATCGGCGTGCCGTTGGTGGGGCTCGACCCGGCCATGACCCTGGTCTACCGCCAGGAATATCTGAAAGTCCCGGGGATGGAGCAATGCCCGGAGGTGGCGTTGGTGCAGGAGTGGCTGCTCAACGTCATGCCGGAGCCAGTCGATCGGCGCTGTGAGGAAACCTTCCGTCTGCTGGCGCACTGCACCGAAAAAACCAACGCCCCGGCCGCCACTCGGCAGTGGGAGCAGGTGTTCGAGCGTGTCGGCCTGAAGCTCGCGACCCAGGCCACCGGTTGCTGCGGCATGTCCGGCACTTACGGGCACGAAGCGCGTAATCGCGAAACCTCGGCAGTGATCTACGAGCAATCCTGGGCGAAGCAGATCGAGGCGCCGGTGGAGAAGGACGAGGCGCTGGCCACCGGGTATTCCTGCCGCAGTCAGGTCAAGCGTCAGGCCGATCGACAGTTGCGCCATCCGTTGCAGGTCGTGCTGGAAATCCTGCGCACTGCGTGA
- a CDS encoding glucarate dehydratase family protein, whose protein sequence is MKITRVTVTPIAFRDPPLLNASGIHEPFALRSIIEIESDNGYIGLGESYGDAPALAIQQQVQSQLIGLDPFNLNQLRRIVQTTVAAHKPASLAGAELAPGSHASKAVSNAYSAFEVAFLDLQAHYLNVPLVDLLGGAVRDEVPFSAYLFFKYAQHVDSPYKPDNWGEALNEQQIVAQAARMIEAFGFKSIKLKAGTLPPEHEVACIKALKKAFPGYPLRIDPNGNWSLETSIRMAELLGDDLQYYEDPTPGLDGMAELHKRTGLPLATNMVVTDFDEFRRSVAQNSVQIVLADHHYWGGLRDTQTLAKMCDTFGLGVSMHSNSHLGISLMAMAHVAAAVPNLDYACDTHYPWQEPDEEVIKGGKLPIVDGCVKITRAPGLGLELDHDQLGKLHDQYLTCGIRQRDDVRQMQRYKPDWKALKPRF, encoded by the coding sequence TTGAAAATCACTCGCGTAACCGTCACTCCGATCGCTTTCCGTGATCCGCCGCTGCTCAACGCCAGTGGCATCCATGAACCGTTCGCCCTGCGCTCGATCATCGAGATCGAGAGTGACAACGGCTACATCGGCCTCGGCGAAAGCTATGGCGATGCCCCGGCGTTGGCGATCCAGCAACAGGTGCAGTCGCAGTTGATCGGCCTCGATCCGTTTAATCTCAATCAGCTGCGTCGGATCGTTCAGACCACGGTTGCCGCCCACAAACCGGCCAGTCTGGCGGGTGCCGAACTGGCGCCCGGTTCCCACGCCAGCAAGGCCGTCAGCAATGCGTATTCGGCGTTCGAAGTGGCGTTTCTCGACTTGCAGGCCCATTACCTGAATGTGCCGCTGGTGGATCTGCTGGGCGGAGCGGTGCGCGACGAAGTGCCGTTCAGTGCCTACCTGTTTTTCAAGTATGCGCAGCACGTCGATTCACCCTACAAACCGGACAACTGGGGCGAGGCGCTGAACGAGCAGCAAATCGTCGCCCAGGCGGCGCGGATGATCGAGGCGTTCGGTTTCAAGAGCATCAAGCTCAAGGCCGGCACGTTGCCGCCGGAACATGAGGTGGCGTGCATCAAGGCGCTGAAAAAGGCCTTTCCCGGATATCCGCTGCGCATCGATCCCAACGGCAACTGGTCGCTGGAAACCTCGATCCGCATGGCCGAGTTGCTGGGTGATGATCTGCAGTATTACGAGGATCCGACCCCGGGCCTCGACGGCATGGCCGAGCTGCACAAACGCACCGGGCTGCCGCTGGCCACCAACATGGTGGTCACTGATTTCGACGAGTTCCGCCGCAGCGTGGCGCAGAACAGCGTGCAGATTGTTCTCGCCGATCACCATTACTGGGGCGGCCTGCGCGATACCCAGACCCTGGCGAAAATGTGCGACACCTTCGGCCTCGGCGTGTCGATGCATTCCAACTCACACCTGGGCATCAGCCTTATGGCCATGGCGCACGTGGCGGCTGCGGTGCCGAATCTGGATTACGCGTGCGACACCCATTATCCGTGGCAGGAGCCGGATGAAGAGGTGATCAAGGGCGGCAAGCTGCCGATTGTCGATGGCTGCGTGAAGATCACGCGTGCGCCGGGCCTGGGGCTGGAACTGGATCACGATCAACTGGGCAAGCTGCATGACCAGTACCTGACCTGCGGCATCCGCCAGCGCGATGATGTGCGGCAGATGCAACGCTATAAACCTGACTGGAAAGCGCTGAAGCCGCGATTCTGA
- a CDS encoding LysR family transcriptional regulator — translation MKTPSTADLPIFLCIAQHLNFSRAAVDLGLTPSALSHSLRALENRLGVRLFNRTTRSVALTEAGERLYARLKPAFRDIEDALEDLNHFRDKPSGNLRITAGRQACELVLLPIASEFLQAYPDIRLEVVESDALLDIVASGFDAGVRFGNRLEADMVSLPIGPNLRSVVVGSPGFFERHPAPQKPEDLQALPCIRHRFPSGSIYRWEFKRGGIDQEIEVNGPLTLGDVSLMIGPALQGLGLAYVFEDMAREHLASGRLVQVLADWCPYYPGLHLYYPSRRHVPAPLKAFIDFARNARDGKTG, via the coding sequence ATGAAAACCCCGTCCACGGCGGATCTGCCGATCTTTCTATGCATCGCCCAGCACCTGAATTTCAGCCGTGCAGCGGTGGATCTGGGCCTGACACCGTCCGCGCTGAGTCATTCGTTGCGGGCTCTGGAAAATCGCCTAGGCGTGCGCCTGTTCAATCGCACCACCCGCAGTGTGGCGCTGACCGAAGCGGGCGAGCGGTTATACGCGCGGCTGAAACCGGCGTTTCGCGACATCGAAGACGCCCTCGAAGACCTCAATCACTTTCGCGACAAGCCTTCCGGCAACCTGCGTATCACTGCCGGGCGCCAGGCCTGTGAGCTGGTGTTGCTGCCGATTGCCAGCGAGTTCTTGCAGGCCTATCCAGACATCCGTCTGGAAGTGGTCGAAAGCGATGCGCTGCTGGATATCGTCGCCTCCGGATTCGATGCGGGTGTGCGTTTCGGCAACCGGCTGGAAGCTGACATGGTGTCGTTACCCATCGGACCGAATCTGCGTTCAGTGGTGGTCGGATCACCCGGCTTTTTCGAACGACATCCCGCGCCACAGAAACCTGAAGATTTGCAGGCCCTGCCCTGCATCCGACATCGGTTCCCGAGCGGTTCGATATACCGCTGGGAATTCAAACGGGGTGGTATAGACCAGGAAATCGAGGTCAACGGCCCGCTGACCCTGGGCGATGTCAGCCTGATGATCGGCCCCGCGTTGCAGGGTTTGGGCCTGGCCTATGTGTTCGAGGACATGGCCCGCGAGCACTTGGCGAGCGGGCGGCTGGTGCAGGTGCTGGCGGACTGGTGCCCGTACTATCCCGGCCTGCATCTGTATTACCCGAGTCGGCGCCACGTACCGGCGCCGCTCAAGGCGTTTATCGATTTCGCCCGCAATGCCCGCGATGGCAAAACGGGCTGA
- a CDS encoding DUF1624 domain-containing protein, producing MTIAVPRSAPSATGRLLSIDALRGLVILFMLLDHVRETFLLHRQVTDPMDIASTEPALFFSRTLAHLCAPVFVLLTGLSAWLFGEKYDGKADVSAFLFKRRLFLVLLEFTLVNFAWTFQLPPTVIYLQVIWAIGLSMIALSLLVWLPRWLLLTLSLAIIAGHNLLDGLHFATESALHVPWAILHDRGWIEAGETLRLRTSYPLLPWIGVIGLGYALGPWFARAADAAVRQRRLLIGGVAGLLGFVAVRLVNGYGEKPWSISDNSLQTLMSFFNITKYPPSLLFITLTVSVGLLLLLVFERAQDRRWIRWLTVFGSAPMFFYLLHLYALKVLYLIGVALFGLNQGTYFGFSSVTAVWLAAMVLAVVLFPAVRWFSELKARRRDIAWLKYL from the coding sequence ATGACGATTGCGGTTCCCCGTTCTGCCCCCTCGGCGACTGGCCGGTTGCTGTCCATTGATGCGCTGCGTGGCCTGGTCATTCTGTTCATGTTGCTGGACCACGTGCGCGAAACCTTTCTGCTGCATCGTCAGGTCACTGACCCGATGGACATCGCCAGCACCGAGCCGGCGCTGTTCTTCAGCCGTACCCTGGCGCACCTGTGTGCGCCGGTGTTCGTGTTGCTGACCGGGTTGTCGGCGTGGCTGTTCGGCGAGAAGTACGACGGCAAGGCTGACGTCAGTGCCTTCCTGTTCAAGCGCAGACTGTTTCTGGTGCTGCTGGAATTCACCCTGGTGAATTTCGCCTGGACGTTCCAGCTGCCACCCACCGTGATCTACCTGCAAGTGATCTGGGCGATCGGCCTGAGCATGATCGCGTTGTCGCTGCTGGTCTGGCTGCCACGCTGGCTTTTGTTGACGCTGAGCCTGGCGATCATCGCCGGGCACAACCTGCTCGACGGGCTGCACTTCGCAACGGAGTCGGCGCTGCACGTGCCATGGGCAATCCTGCATGACCGCGGCTGGATCGAGGCGGGCGAGACCTTGCGTCTGCGCACCTCGTACCCGTTGTTGCCGTGGATCGGCGTGATCGGGCTGGGTTACGCGCTGGGGCCGTGGTTCGCTCGCGCAGCCGATGCCGCAGTTCGCCAGCGCCGTTTGCTGATCGGTGGCGTCGCCGGGCTGCTGGGCTTTGTGGCAGTGCGACTGGTCAACGGTTATGGCGAGAAACCGTGGTCGATCAGTGACAACAGCCTGCAAACCCTGATGAGCTTTTTCAACATCACCAAATACCCGCCGTCGCTGTTGTTCATCACGTTGACGGTGAGTGTCGGGCTGCTGCTGTTGCTGGTGTTCGAGCGCGCGCAGGATCGACGCTGGATTCGCTGGCTGACGGTGTTCGGTTCGGCGCCGATGTTTTTCTATTTGCTGCACCTGTATGCGCTGAAGGTGCTGTACCTGATCGGTGTGGCGTTGTTCGGGCTTAATCAGGGCACGTATTTCGGTTTTTCATCGGTGACGGCGGTGTGGCTGGCGGCGATGGTGCTGGCGGTCGTGTTGTTCCCGGCCGTGCGCTGGTTCTCGGAGTTGAAGGCCCGGCGGCGCGACATTGCCTGGTTGAAATATCTGTAA
- a CDS encoding LysR substrate-binding domain-containing protein, protein MNPRTLTPSMSLLLAFEAAARHESYTRAAHELSLTQSAVSRQVQILEKMLGMRLFSREGRRVILTDVGRMYQRELSEALGQIRSATLQAMAFGSGIHSLRLATLPTFGSKWLLPRLKDFYTAHPGMTVHLHSRIETIDFDTSEIDAAICVGGGDWPGLTAHRLHTEELVVIASAQLSDAERRAADKDIAGQLLLNVSSNAQAWSEWFSHHALPHRSMRIGPSFEMTSHLIQAVRANIGIGLVPRILVEDELHNGELLQLGEPISSRRSYYLVYPARNESLASLKAFRDWLMRTL, encoded by the coding sequence ATGAATCCGCGAACCCTTACTCCCTCGATGTCGTTGCTGCTGGCTTTTGAAGCCGCCGCTCGCCATGAAAGCTACACCCGCGCCGCCCACGAACTGTCGCTGACCCAGAGCGCCGTCAGCCGCCAAGTGCAGATTCTGGAAAAGATGCTCGGCATGCGCTTGTTCAGCCGCGAAGGCCGGCGGGTGATCCTTACCGACGTCGGGCGCATGTATCAGCGCGAACTGTCCGAAGCCCTCGGCCAGATCCGCAGTGCGACCTTGCAGGCCATGGCATTTGGCTCAGGCATCCACAGTTTGCGCCTGGCGACCCTGCCGACCTTCGGCTCGAAATGGCTGCTGCCGCGCTTGAAGGATTTCTACACCGCGCACCCTGGCATGACCGTTCATCTTCATTCGCGCATCGAGACGATTGACTTCGACACCAGCGAAATCGACGCGGCGATTTGCGTCGGTGGCGGTGACTGGCCGGGGCTGACCGCCCACCGCCTGCACACCGAAGAACTGGTGGTGATCGCCAGTGCGCAGCTGTCCGATGCCGAACGCCGTGCGGCCGACAAGGACATCGCCGGGCAACTGCTGCTCAACGTCAGCAGCAACGCTCAGGCCTGGTCCGAGTGGTTCAGCCATCATGCCCTGCCCCATCGCAGTATGCGCATTGGCCCGAGTTTCGAGATGACCTCGCACTTGATCCAGGCCGTGCGCGCCAATATCGGGATCGGGCTGGTGCCGAGGATTCTGGTGGAAGATGAATTGCATAACGGCGAGCTATTGCAACTGGGTGAACCGATCAGCAGCCGGCGCAGCTATTACCTGGTTTACCCGGCGCGCAATGAGTCGCTGGCGTCGCTGAAGGCGTTTCGCGACTGGTTGATGCGTACGCTTTGA
- a CDS encoding DUF6338 family protein — MDDLVKEVIPLLQYLIPGFVSTWIFYTLTAFKRPDTFGQILQALIFTFVIHGMVLGIGAVCVWVGEQGISVGRWDAKAETCWAFSASLLLGLMACCLATNGKLHRWLRSRNVTKQSSYPSEWFCAFAQYDRFITLHLEDERRVLGWPVEWPPESSTGQFLMRFPRWLNEDGKLDPIGAEFLLIDSAKVKWVEFSPASEGSS, encoded by the coding sequence ATGGATGATCTGGTGAAAGAAGTGATTCCGTTGTTGCAGTACCTGATCCCAGGGTTTGTCTCGACCTGGATTTTCTACACCCTGACGGCGTTCAAACGGCCGGATACGTTCGGACAGATTTTGCAGGCGTTGATTTTCACGTTTGTGATTCACGGGATGGTGCTGGGGATTGGGGCGGTTTGTGTGTGGGTGGGAGAGCAGGGGATTTCTGTAGGGAGATGGGATGCGAAAGCTGAAACGTGCTGGGCATTTTCTGCGTCCTTGCTGCTGGGATTGATGGCTTGTTGTCTGGCAACTAATGGCAAATTGCATAGGTGGTTGCGCAGCAGAAACGTAACGAAACAATCTTCCTATCCCAGTGAATGGTTCTGCGCGTTTGCTCAATATGACCGATTCATCACCCTTCATCTGGAGGATGAAAGGCGCGTCCTAGGCTGGCCAGTCGAGTGGCCACCGGAGTCGAGCACCGGGCAGTTCTTGATGAGGTTTCCACGCTGGCTCAACGAAGATGGCAAATTGGATCCTATTGGTGCTGAATTTTTGCTGATAGATTCCGCGAAGGTTAAATGGGTTGAATTCAGCCCGGCATCAGAGGGTTCATCATGA
- a CDS encoding MFS transporter — protein MKTLQSPPDITVLACAAAKVKRHVLPLFVVMFIVNYIDRVNIGFVRSHLETDLGIGAAAYGLGAGLFFIGYALFEVPSNMLLQRYGARAWLTRIMFTWGAAAMAMAFVKGETSFYVLRFILGAAEAGFFPGIIYYFTQWLPASERGKTMAVFLSGSAIASVISGPVSGALLHISGLGLHGWQWMFLIEGAASVVLCGFVWFWLQSHPRQAKWLTEEEREALVMAITEEQRAREATHVAKPSMFKLLADRQIALFCFIYFSIALTIYGATFWLPSMIKKMGNLGDFQVGLLNSVPWIISIVAMYGFAALAGKWKFQQAWVALTLVIASFGMFMSTTGGPIFAFVAICFAAIGFKAASALFWPIPQSYLDARIAAAVIALINSIGNLGGFVAPTAFGFLEQTTGSIEGGLYGLAATSLVAAVVIFFARMAPGAKGKTPAKPEPETAVAPTANPVASR, from the coding sequence TTGAAAACCCTCCAGAGTCCGCCGGACATCACGGTACTCGCCTGCGCCGCCGCCAAGGTCAAGCGCCACGTGCTGCCGTTGTTCGTGGTGATGTTCATCGTCAACTACATCGACCGGGTCAACATCGGTTTCGTGCGCAGTCATCTGGAAACCGATCTGGGTATCGGCGCTGCCGCCTATGGCCTTGGCGCCGGTCTGTTTTTCATCGGTTACGCCTTGTTTGAAGTGCCGTCCAACATGCTTCTGCAACGCTACGGCGCCCGCGCCTGGCTGACGCGGATCATGTTCACCTGGGGCGCAGCGGCGATGGCCATGGCGTTCGTCAAAGGCGAAACCAGTTTCTACGTGCTGCGCTTCATCCTGGGCGCTGCCGAAGCCGGGTTCTTCCCGGGGATCATTTATTACTTCACCCAATGGCTGCCGGCCTCTGAGCGCGGCAAGACCATGGCGGTGTTTCTCAGCGGGTCGGCAATTGCTTCGGTGATATCCGGTCCGGTGTCCGGCGCGCTGTTGCATATCAGCGGTCTGGGCCTGCACGGCTGGCAGTGGATGTTCCTGATCGAAGGTGCCGCGTCGGTAGTGCTCTGCGGGTTTGTCTGGTTCTGGCTGCAATCCCATCCGCGTCAGGCCAAGTGGCTGACCGAAGAGGAGCGTGAAGCGCTGGTGATGGCAATCACCGAGGAACAACGTGCCCGCGAAGCGACCCACGTCGCCAAACCATCGATGTTCAAACTGTTGGCGGATCGGCAGATCGCATTGTTCTGCTTCATCTACTTCTCCATCGCCCTGACCATCTACGGCGCCACCTTCTGGCTGCCGAGCATGATCAAGAAAATGGGCAACCTCGGCGACTTCCAGGTCGGGCTGCTCAACTCGGTGCCGTGGATCATTTCCATTGTCGCGATGTACGGCTTTGCGGCGCTTGCGGGCAAGTGGAAATTCCAGCAGGCCTGGGTCGCACTGACGCTGGTGATCGCATCGTTCGGCATGTTCATGTCCACCACTGGCGGGCCGATTTTCGCCTTCGTCGCCATCTGTTTCGCGGCCATCGGTTTCAAGGCGGCTTCGGCACTGTTCTGGCCAATTCCGCAGAGCTATCTGGATGCGCGCATCGCGGCGGCAGTCATTGCGCTGATCAACTCCATCGGCAATCTGGGCGGCTTCGTTGCGCCGACCGCGTTCGGTTTTCTGGAACAGACCACCGGCTCTATCGAGGGCGGTCTGTATGGCCTGGCCGCTACTTCGCTGGTAGCGGCAGTAGTGATCTTCTTCGCCCGCATGGCGCCAGGCGCCAAAGGCAAAACCCCGGCAAAGCCTGAACCCGAAACCGCCGTTGCGCCGACGGCCAACCCGGTGGCGAGCCGCTGA